cggcccccttgaactttgcgaccttttgccacatttcaggcttcaaacataaagatataaaactgtattttttgtgaagaatcaacaacaagtgggacacaatcatgaagtggaacgacatttattggatatttcaaacttttttaacaaatcaaaaactgaaaaattgggcgtgcaaaattattcagcccctttactttcagtgcagcaaactctctccagaagttcagtgaggatctctgaatgatccaatgttgacctaaatgactaatgatgataaatacaatccacctgtgtgtaatcaagtctccgtataaatgcacctgcactgtgatagtctcagaggtccgttaaaagcgcagagagcatcatgaagaacaaggaacacaccaggcaggtccgagatactgttgtgaagaagtttaaagccggatttggatacaaaaagatttcccaagctttaaacatcccaaggagcactgtgcaagcgataatattgaaatggaaggagtatcagaccactgcaaatctaccaagacctggccgtccctctaaactttcagctcatacaaggagaagacagatcagagatgcagccaagaggcccatgatcactctggatgaactgcagagatctacagctgaggtgggagactctgtccataggacaacaatcagtcgtatattgcacaaatctggcctttatggaagagtggcaagaagaaagccatttcttaaagatatccataaaaagttttgtttaaagtttgccacaagccacctgggagacacaccaaacatgtggaagaaggtgctctggtcagatgaaaccaaaattgaactttttggcaacaatgcaaaacgttaagtttggcgtaaaagcaacacagctcatcaccctgaacacaccatccccactgtcaaacatggtggtggcagcatcatggtttgggcctgcttttcttcagcagggacagggaagatggttaaaattgatgggaagatggatggagccaaatacaggaccattctggaagaaaacctgatggagtctgcaaaagacctgagactgggacgaagatttgtcttccaacaagacaatgatccaaaacataaagcaaaatctacaatggaatggttcaaaaataaacatatccaggtgttagaatggccaagtcaaagtccagacctgaatccaatcgagaatctgtggaaagaactgaaaactgctgttcacaaatgctctccatccaacctcactgagctcgagctgttttgcaaggaggaatgggaaaaaatgtcagtctctcgatgtgcaaaactgatagagacataccccaagcgacttacagctgtaatcgcagcaaaaggtggcgctacaaagtattaacttaagggggctgaataattttgcacgcccaatttttccgtttttgatttgttaaaaaagtttgaaatatccaataaatgtcgttccacttcatgattgtgtcccacttgttgttgattcttcacaaaaaatacagttttatatctttatgtttgaagcctgaaatgtggcaaaaggtcgcaaagttcaagggggccgaatactttcgcaaggcactgtatatctttaAAGACACACTCTTACATTTGTTTTGAATTGTAAATATTGCAgacctttttttttcttcaaatctcCTCTTTTTGCTCTTTGTTTCTATTGCTATGTTGTCTATTGCACAAATCGATGATCATTCAAGATCATGTTCTTCTCTATTAGGCCCATTTCTGTTTAGTATGGACTTTTGAAGAACACAGAGATTTATACAAACagagacataataaaggaacagCCAGAGGTTAGAGAGATCGGAACACACAGCACACTGTCAGACATCTTCTCACTCCACTAAATGACACAGCATGTATTTAAACCCTCTCATAGAAATACTCTTTttggtttgtttttgtgtgtgttttcaatTCAGGAAAGTTTGTTGTCCACGGACAACAGAATTATGTTGAGACTGAGATTTTTTACTTTAAAAtctatgtcaaacaaaaaccaatgattgcaaagttcaACAAACcgtacaactctatgcacaagggcAACTTGGAAGAATTTCCAGAAGATTTTACAAAATCACATTTACTTGAACAGTATAGATTcaaaagtttggtaacagaatgccGGCACAAacagtcattctgttaccaaattttGCATCTGCattgttcttcaagtaaatgtgttttttcaaAATTTTCCTTGGAAAGTGTTAAGTCTGACCATGGAATTGTTGATGTCTGTCAAACATTTTGTGAGAGTTTTTATAAAAGATGGTGTTGCTGCCTATTAGGATAGGTTGCTGTATGCCATTTTAAGACCCCAAACCTAACAATGACCTAGTTGGAAACACTTCATACCCTCAAAAACTTTACCGGGGATGACTCATTTAGTCTGcttgtaagacacacacacacacacaggcctgatgGCCCTCCACTACCATCTGTTGCCTCCTTTCGCTCTGACATCATCCCACCATCCCCCATTGTGTTAACCCATCATCACCCGGCCCGGCCGTCACCTTAACCCCTTAATTTCCACTAACCACCCCCttccctgtctccccccccccccccccccccatacagaGCCACTGTGCCACTCGGTCTGTACGCTAATCCCTCAGCGTCTGCCCTCTTAACACCTGCCACCACACTCGTCTAACTCAACTCCCATTCTGGAGCCCATGCCAGTGTCTTGGCTGTTTCGCTGGAAGAGCACACGCAGTGAAAAGCCCATAGCAGaacgcacacacagacatgctgggatgcgcgcgcacacacacgcacggctCAGAGTGGCCTGAAACGGGACAGATAGGTCTCTTTTGTCACCCCCCCCCCGCCACTGCTCTCTCACCCCTAGACATCTTTTGCAGGCCCCATTGCCCAACAATGGCCACTGTAGGACCCCCTGGTAATGGTTGGAGGGCGAGACGTGACGAAATGTGACAGTTCTGGTGCAGCTGACACAATGGTGTTCCTTTCCCGCGGCTGCCTGTACTGCGTTGGCTCTAAGAGAGCCTGGGCACTTTGCGCACCGTTATAGTTTTTGAGAAGGAAGGCACCATCATCTGCTGTGGTCTGGGAAACCATCCCCCTGCCGCCAATTAGTTGGCCCGTGAAGGATGTGTGTGTATCATCcacaaaaatttaaaaaacacaacTTGGAACAGATGCCCCTTCACAAAGATACATCTTTGTCTTAGATGtaaataataaacacattgtTTGTTTGATATAGGAACAGCTCACATTTTATTTTACTTTAGGGTATCTATAGTGCAGGAGGAGTTGACTATGAAAATATGTATCATTCTTCTCTTAACGATGCTGATGCCACCTGCCCCATTTCTATAATTATTTTATCTGTGCTTTTCTCAGTGTCTCTTGTATGAGTGAGGTTAACTACTGTTCGTTTATGACATTACATTTCCCTTCATATTAATAACCACTCAATGTGACCTTGACGTTCACTGTTAGTATTgcgagtgtgtgtctgtctgcgcgTGTGTGACTGTCTCAgcctgtttgtttgtctgtgcgATAAAGAAATGTAGTTTGTTGATAATGGCGTATTGATGCGGTTTGGAGTGGACTGGCCCTGAGGCCTCATCTGACTGGTCAGGACTGAATGCACCTCTTCATGCTTCAGTACACACATGCAATTAAGGCATGGGGAACAGAggacactcacacgcacacacatacgcacttTCAGTGTACGCTTCCTTTAAGGACAACCATCAATCATCCTGTTGTTGTGGACAATAGCCATTCAAAAGTGAGTGTCATGcaaattctctccctctcctctctaacacacGCCGTTACATTTATGAAACTTAAATACGGACAGACGTAACACTCTCTTACGTTTTGACAGTGAAACATACACATTCAAAAAACCGACCGTATGTGGACATGATGATTTGTTAGTAATGGTAGTCCTATGTAAACTCTTTACACTTGGGCCCAATGCGAGAAGCTCTTTTCAAAATGTATGCAAACTTAAGCTGTGGATGAAATCATTTTAAATGTACCAGGGAATGGGGGGTGTATTTTTGACTTATTTGCAACCGTCATTGTATAGAGGCTAGTCCTCTAGACAAAGTTGTTGGTGCTCTTTGTATGGTCATAGCGTTGTTTTGTTTTTGATGACTGCAGCACGATAGCATTTCCCCTCTGTTTGACCTCCTGGtgactgtcaaatcaaatcaaattcaattgtatttgtcacatgcgccgaatacgacaggtacaaccttacagtgaaatgcatacttacaagcccttaaccaacaatgcgaTTTTTAAGAAGAATATGTGTTAAGTAAATAATAGATATGTAAAAGAAAATAAgaaattaaagtaacaaataattaaagagcagtagtAAGATAACAGtcgcaaggctatatacagggggtaccggtacagagtcaatgtgcaggggaacCGGTTAGTAATTGaggcaatatgtacatgtaggtagagttaaagtgactatgcatagataatgaacagagagtagcatcagcgtaaaagggggggggggggggcaatgcaaatagtctgggtagccatttgattagctgttcagaagtcttatggcttgggggaagaagctgttaagATGCCTTTTGGACTTAGatgctctggtaccacttgccgtgtggtagcagagagtcCAGTCCATgactgacaatttttagggccttcctttgacaccgcctggtatagaggtcctggatggcaggaagcttggaccaagtgatgtactgggccatacgcactaccctctgtcgtgccttgcagtcggaggccgagcagttgccataccaggcagtgatgcaaccagtcaggatgttctcgatggtgcagctgtagaagctcCGTCCGAGAACTGTGTTCgctctgtccctgtctgcctcCGTCTGTCTCTGGGTTGTAAATATAGCCTAACAGATGTCAGTTATTGTATTGGTTGCGTGGTTATAATAAAACCTATTATTAGATTTATAATATGGCCTAattgttttttcttgttttttaggTGTGTTTAATGATAATCTCTCCAGTCTTAATGATTGCTAAAGAAAATCCAACATCTACAGACCTATCCCTCATCACTATGAGAAACTTATGACTTTGGAACGCACGAGTCAGTTTTCTTCATCGGGGATCAACAGACACTTGAGCTGCCACAGCCCATGGAGGTGGTGTCGAAGCAGGAGCGGGCGGACCAAAGCAAGGCCGACGCTGTCAAGAGTGACCAGGAGGGGGACAATGCGATGGCCTCTGGCCACACCTGTGGTCTCTGCGGACGGAGCTTCCCTCTCCTTAGCTCGCTGTCCCAGCACATGCGCaggcacactggagagaagccgtaCAAGTGTCCTTACTGCGAACACCGGGCGGCCCAGAAGGGCAGCCTGAAAGTCCACATCCGCAGCCACAAGCTGGGCCTGTTCAGCCGAAGCCTGGGCAAGAAAGAAGAGGACGGCAAGAAAAGGGAGGGGGAAGTGGATGGGGAGCAAGGACAAACACATAGAGACCCCCAGCAACTGCTTAGTCCCGACAACAACCTTGCCAAAGGCACCTCGGCCAAGAAGCACAAAGTCAATGGCAAGACAAAAAAGAAAAGCTCCAAGAAGAAAGACGACGACGCAGTGATCCAGGATGACGGCAAGGAGGACAAATCACAAACCATGGCTGAGGGCAACTCATTTCCGGGAGGGACCAACTGGATGGACGAAAGGGTCGAGGAGGCCAGTGCTGGCTCCTTCCCCTGCGGGTCTTGCAGCCAAGTCTTTTCCCAGGCCCTGCTCCTCAAGGCCCACATGAAGAAGCACCGCGGCTCCCTAGACCATGGCTGCCGCATCTGCGGCCGGCGCTTCCGCCAGGCCTGGTTCCTCCAGAGCCACATGCGGATTCATCGGGCCAAAAGCCAGCTGCGGGCTGGGGGTGGTGACAGCGGCGAGTCCCCGACCACCCTCAACGGGGTCCCCCGGGAGCCGGCGTCCCTGGTGAACGATGACTGTCTCTACGAGCTGTGTGCCGGCTGCGGCAACTTCTTTTACGACCGCAAGACCCTCCGGCTGCATGAGAGGGTCCACAAGCAGAGCCATACCCCCAACAAGCCACTGCAGCAAGACCCCGAAAATGGCTCGTCATCACCCGCCGCCAAGAGTCGCTTCCTGGAATGCCTTAACCTCAGGGCAGCCGGGGCTGGAGAGGCAGCTATAGAGGGGAATCTTGGAAGACGGATCCCCGAGCTGGACCCGGTATGCAGTTACCAGGCCTGGCAGTTGGTCACCAGAGGGCATGTGGTTGAGGTGACAGATAAAAGTATAGGCTGGGAGGAGAGGCTGGCGGATGCCGACGTGGTGTTTGACCAGGAGAAAGGCGAGTATGTGCCGCTGAAACAGGAGAAGCGGAAGAGGCAGCTGGACTCCTCCCAAAGCAGGAAGAAGAAAGGTTCCCAGGATGTTGTCGTTAATGGTGGTTGCGGTGGGATCTCCCACCAGCATGGTGACAGTAGAAATAGCCGCACCTTGTTGAATGGGCTCAGCCCAGAGACGTTTGGAATATTGCAGAAAAAGGTGAAAGATGGTCATCAAGCCAGCAAGCAAGCCACCAAATCAAACTCTTCCAGTCAGCCCAGCACACCAAGACAAGAACATTCTCTGTCTGCCTCTTCCATAAAGAGGAATAATATCAGGGACCCAACCTATGAAGGTAAGACAAAACCACACTATCACCTAGATTAGCAACAAGAATTCGATTTTCGTGAAATTACATGACAAAGGGCATCTTGGTTGTATTCACACTTCAAATCCTGATTGAAAAGGGAACATTTCTGAAAAAAGTAATCCTCAAAAGGAGCATTTGTcttggcgcagcagtctaaggcactgcatctcagtgctacaggcgtcactacagacaagCGGTTCGATCACAGGTTGTGTCGCAGCcagccgcacaattggcccagcgttgtctgggttaggggagggtttggctggccgggatgtccttgtcccatcgcgctttagcgactccttgtggcgggctgggcacaaGCAGCGCtaacttcggtcgccagctgaaaggtgtttcctccgacacattggtgcatctGGCTTCTGGGTCAAGAATCAGTGCGGCTTGGCGgtgtcatgtttcagaggactcatgactctcgaccttcgcctctcccgagtctgtaagGGAGTTGCGGCGATGGGACAGTACTGTAACTACCACTTGGATATCACAAAAAGggtataaaaaatatttaaaaaacaggaCAATTTTCCTTACTCTCACAGCAATAATAATGAAAAAAATCCccccaaaaattcagacattaccacattaccatatttcgctggtcatccccaaagccaacacctactttggccgccttccagttctctgctgccaaaggctggaacgaattgcaaaaatcactgaagctggagacttatatctccttctccaactttaagcatcagggcagtttaccgatcactgtacctgtacacagcccatctgtaaatagcacacccaactacctcatccccatattgttattttgtttttgctcttttgcaccccagtatctctacttgcacaccat
This Oncorhynchus clarkii lewisi isolate Uvic-CL-2024 unplaced genomic scaffold, UVic_Ocla_1.0 unplaced_contig_13835_pilon_pilon, whole genome shotgun sequence DNA region includes the following protein-coding sequences:
- the LOC139395958 gene encoding zinc finger protein 516-like produces the protein MEVVSKQERADQSKADAVKSDQEGDNAMASGHTCGLCGRSFPLLSSLSQHMRRHTGEKPYKCPYCEHRAAQKGSLKVHIRSHKLGLFSRSLGKKEEDGKKREGEVDGEQGQTHRDPQQLLSPDNNLAKGTSAKKHKVNGKTKKKSSKKKDDDAVIQDDGKEDKSQTMAEGNSFPGGTNWMDERVEEASAGSFPCGSCSQVFSQALLLKAHMKKHRGSLDHGCRICGRRFRQAWFLQSHMRIHRAKSQLRAGGGDSGESPTTLNGVPREPASLVNDDCLYELCAGCGNFFYDRKTLRLHERVHKQSHTPNKPLQQDPENGSSSPAAKSRFLECLNLRAAGAGEAAIEGNLGRRIPELDPVCSYQAWQLVTRGHVVEVTDKSIGWEERLADADVVFDQEKGEYVPLKQEKRKRQLDSSQSRKKKGSQDVVVNGGCGGISHQHGDSRNSRTLLNGLSPETFGILQKKVKDGHQASKQATKSNSSSQPSTPRQEHSLSASSIKRNNIRDPTYEDTKPYFCEHCDFHTSDPSCLTFHMHKLHKHIRDARHHILEAVIEDPNHGTPKVSGYMEYLRLKSTLLSQPYWNPPGQERAASSGQSENSRSLKVKGQSSQESIINASLLNLSAPPEGQQEDSGANPVAALSEGKLVRHQCPFCTHTTHYLEVLWIHQRVAHRVDSGSSLAPKWAPYVTCFKGSKAAGRRTGPPPFLEGKDCPALPVPRSQRTKAPGFTATQPSGGGTKRPKTHTSTTTTTVQSNTSQAMVSGSRTSTRSPTGGGKSLLPQKKKLSNLPNHTGEVANKSARSKTEAHPKVPAATTTAASTSIRVFSQQSTSRPKSGSHHRAAAGGSLLPQEGLGFILARNHGRADHTSHLTPDRTHLHPQPRPHPHSHPQDPPAALKGQDLWSVTNMFGAQGSSGYLAPTTVFGHGKRELTAGESRDTPMDMDILGLLKNYNPHDLAALYQHWGFVDPRLDQQAILQYNGHFGNEVHSSTEASKQVSGRSSTSTTSLRKGT